In Coregonus clupeaformis isolate EN_2021a chromosome 7, ASM2061545v1, whole genome shotgun sequence, one genomic interval encodes:
- the smpx gene encoding small muscular protein, which produces MSKPSSNVKALQANLNIPMGALRPGAGHPVKRREETADSEEAPPPDPLQEVTALSPEEKKPLPGSMKLPGPAVNLSELQNVKSELRWVTKD; this is translated from the exons ATGTCTAAACCATCATCCAACGTCAAAGCCCTGCag GCAAATCTGAATATTCCAATGGGAGCGCTGCGTCCAGGGGCGGGACATCCtgtcaagaggagagaggagacagcagaCTCAGAggag GCTCCTCCCCCAGACCCACTGCAGGAGGTCACGGCCCTGTCGCCAGAGGAGAAGAAGCCATTGCCTGGATCGATGAAGCTTCCTGGTCCAGCCGTCAACCTATCAGAGCTGCAGAACGTCAAGAGTGAACTACGATGGGTCACCAAggattaa